The Quercus robur chromosome 3, dhQueRobu3.1, whole genome shotgun sequence DNA segment TTTCAATCACAAGGTTCAACTAGAACTCTAGTCCCACACAAACAGGTaaaaaactaaaccaaacacTTTGCTCGTGTGTTTAACATGATTCCACGAAGTTGAAgagttgatcaagccatgaaaTAGCGAGAGAGTAGGTAGATAAGAGCACATTATCTTTCACTGAACTCATTCTCTCATCACTCGCACTTTTGCTCTGAGAGAGAGAACAATGGCAACTCTACCATTCTCAGCAACTAGTGCTCAATCAATGTCCATTTCACATTCCAAATTTATCTTAGGCTTCATGGGGTTCGACCGCATAACCCATAATCCGGAGATGTTCTTGATCAGAACCCCACGTTCCAGTTattcaagaagaaaattttctgTCAAGAATGTTGCCAGCAATCCAAAGCAAAAGCTAAAGGACTCTGTTAAACAAGAAGGAGGTTCTTTTCTTGAATATCTTTTAGCTAACAGTGTCTTTTGAAATCCTTATATGTATACATTTAAAGGGTACAACTTTTTTACATGTATTAGGTGCTGTATCATGGgttcttaattaaattcaatcatgtgaTTGCATTGACCAAAAATCCAGATGGTTGAGTTTAATTGTCTTTACAAAAAAGATTTgcattgattaattaattggaAAATCCACTGTACAGTACCTAAGAAGCTATTGCTAAGTTTTGCCTATTTTCAAATTAGTCTAGgctaaattttttactttttcatgtTTAGTGTCATAGTTGGAGTTCCATTTTTGGCATTGTGTTTAGGAGTAGTGGGAATTTGGAGTTCATTTAGATATGCCACATTGATTAATTAAGCAAcatgattaaatttaattgaagaaccTAAGGTATAGTACCCAAGCAGCTATACCCAAGTTTTTCCCATTTCAAAGGAGTCTAGGCTgaagtttcaaatttttcatgttttgtgTCATAGTTGGAGTTCCAATTTTGGAGTTCATTCACATATTgatctttattttttgatgtaTACTTCAAACTTTTGTATTGTGAAATATTTGGAGGTATAATGGTATGGTTGAATATGATCAAATTATCTTACTTTATAACCTAGGCTCTATCCTTTGTAATCAGGAGAAATTGATGAAACTAGTGGCAAGGTTTCTCTtacaatagagaaaaaaaaaatccccaactTGAGATGCCTACTGATTGGATAATTATCTTAGATATAGTGCTGGCGTGCTTTCAGTGCTCTTGAAAGTCTTGCTATTCTCCTATCTGGTCAAATTACAAGCAGTAATAAGCTGAATCTAATCATATCTATTGCATGCACATGTGGCAAGGCTTCCTTTTAACTAATTTTTGAAATCTTGTAGTCTGCtttattgtaattattgtgtaattcttttatttgaaaacaCTGCCTATCCCCATGTTCATGCTTGAGTCAtactgcattgtgattgttatGAGTTGGCCGATTACATATGTGTGCATAACATTTTGTTCCTTTCTGTTTTGGACAAGCATGCCTAATGCACTCACTTATTGATGCACTCCTAAATTTTAACACATTTGGTATTTTGCTTTAGGTATTGCAGGTGATCTAGGCACCTTTATTCCAGATTCAGCATCTATAGCATCAAGTATTAAATACCACGCAGAGTTCACTCCATCGTTTTCTACAGAGCAATTTGAGCTCCCTAAGGCATACTTTGCTACTGCAGAAAGTGTTCGCGATACCCTTATCATAAATTGGAATGCTACTTATGATTACTATGAACTGATGAATGTAAAGCAGGCATATTATCTTTCTATGGAGTATCTACAGGTTTGTCCCAGCTTTCTGTTTGTACCAGCCATTGAAATTAATTCTTGTTTGCATACTACTGGTtagtggatttttttaaaatattattttttcaattgtttaagggTAGGGCATTGCTAAATGCAATTGGAAATTTAGAGCTTTCAGGGGCTTATGCAGAGGCTTTGAGAAAGCTAGGGCATGATCTAGAGGATGTTGCTAGGCAGGTAAGATAGTTCAATAATCCTCTAATTAACCTCCTCTCGTGGACTGCTTCTAATTGAGTATCTGAAAATTCATCGTAGTTTCATGACATTTGGTTGTTTGATACTGACATGATGGTAATTTtggaaaagggaaaaacaaagtTTACTATATATAGTTTCAGTTGATCCATTAGAAGCTAAAGAGGTTACAATTTGTCCAATTTCAACCAGAGATGAAATTACTGACTTACTGTcataataaaaagtttttctGAGCTAATTGAACCTCAAATATTACCTAAAACAACTGACTAGATATGCGACTTAGAAACCTCCAAAATTGACCTTCTAATAGAAATTTGAAAGTGGTGGTTTtcaaacacacaaacatatCTAAAATGTGCATTCCCTTGGCTAAATTAATCTAACATGGACTAGCTGCTTTTTGAGTGCCCAAATTCTGTCAGTTGATTATTGACAGGAACCAGATGCTGCACTTGGGAATGGAGGATTAGGGCGGCTTGCTTCCTGCTTTCTGGACTCACTGGCAACATTAAATTACCCTGCATGGGGATATGGACTTAGATACAAGTATGGCTTATTCAAACAGCACATTACCAAAGACGGGCAGGAGGAAGTTGCTGAAAGTTGGCTTGAGGTATGATGTATTTGTGTTCAGTATAAGTTTTAAGTAACAACCTTTTTTATGTGAGTTATTCATCATGGTTTAGAATACTTAATACTTAGTAGAAGCTTTGCTTTCCATATCTACTTAAGGGTGATGAAATGTTTGAGGTTATATGGTCACTTTGTTTACCTGTTGGTTGATTAAAGCATATCCTAGCAGATGGGCAATCCTTGGGAAATTGTAAGAAATGATGTATCCTATCCTGTGAAATTCTATGGTGAAGTTACTTCAGGGGCGGATGGAAGTAAACAATGGGTTGGGGGGGAAAATGTAGTGGCTCTTGCCTATGATGTCCCCATACCAGGATACAAAACTAAAACCACCATAAACCTTCGACTGTGGTCCACAAAACTTGCACCAGAAGAATTTGATTTAAGAGCTTTTAATGCTGGAGATCATGCCAAAGCATATGCAGCTATGAAGAATGCTGAAAAGGTTAGAGTTCATGataattctttcaatttttatgattCCTTTTCTTATAAacatatttgcattttttaaagaactttcaagacattttttataaattctGTATGCTGCTGATTCACCCAACAACAAAACCAAGGTGCAGACCATAGAAATAAGAAAGTGCACAGAATTTTTCTGCACCTTCTCCAACATCTGTGCTGCTGCTTCAAAACACACTTGAAACATTTTTCATGGCAGATGAATAGATTTTAATCATAGCTAATGAAAGAGTTACATTTAAACACACAAGAAATAAACTGCAAATTAAGCCCTTAAGAGACCCAAGCAAACATAAATACAGCACCAAAAAGACAGTAAATTATACTATCTGAACACTTGGCTGTTCAAGAACATCACAAAACTTAATTTTCTTTCCTCCAGGAGATAATAGCAATCCCCTAGCCATTGCATATCTCCAATATAAAACATTCCATTGCTTCACTGTCCCTGCCTTAAGCTACTACATCCAACACCtacctttctttctctccccaTCCCCCTCTCTCTTTGTCAGACTTCTTCTAAAGACTATTGATTATATCTAACTTCGTACTTCTGGAACCCATCTCTTTCTCTGAGAAATCATCTATTTATATCTTTCATCCTTGATTTCTTCACCACTGTACTTTAACATAGAGATGTGAGTAGGACTACAAGCAATCATCTGCTCCTACTCTTCATAAACTATTGTTGCTTATGTTCCTTCATTTTGAAAACTGACATAAGTGGTCTGTATAACACTAATTAATTATGGTCATTTTGATGTTATATTTTGATCAGATCTGCTACATATTGTACCCTGGGGATGAATCGTTGGAGGGAAAGACTCTTCGATTGAAGCAACAATATACTCTTTGCTCTGCTTCTCTACAAGATATTATTGCACATTTTGAAAGGAGATCAGGAGAGCCTGTGAAATGGGAGAATTTTCCTGAAAAGGTAGCAGTGCAGATGAATGATACTCACCCAACGCTCTGCATCCCAGAGTTGATAAGAATATTAATGGATGTAAAGGGTTTGAGCTGGAAGGAAGCCTGGGATATTACTCGAAGGTAATTCCTTTAACAATATTTAAACATGTTTGTGGTGATTGATCACACAGTTGTATGTTACACTTCTTTGGTTTCTTTTGGATTCCATGAGCCATTGTGTTCATGTGTGGTGCTGGGCGTTCTGGCATGCATATGTATGCATACAGTACATGCATTTGTTaactaaacacacacacataacacattTAACATGGTCCACACAATGTCACAGCTCTATCATAATGAAACATTTATATGCATCACTTTGATGCTCAACAGAAGGTAGTTTCCTTGCTATTAGGTAACTTTTATTACCTCTAAGTTGCAGTACCTGATATTTCTTTTCGTGGTTCTGTGACCTTTTTGCTAGAACTGTTGCATACACAAACCACACAGTTTTGCCTGAGGCACTGGAGAAATGGAGTCTAGAGCTTATGCAGGAATTGCTTCCTCGACATGTTGAGATCATAAGAAGGATTGATGAGGAGGTAAAAATAGTGATAATTTGGTGATGTTTAGCTTCAAACTTTAATTAGTAATCATGCTCTGTCCTTACCATTGGATCCATGCATACATGCACAATTTTCCTCTCTGAAATAGTCCTTTTTAGTTTTCACTCTAATGCTATGTATTCAACGGGTTAACCAGCTGATTCATACCATAATTGCTGAGTACGACACGGAGGATCTTGACATGttgaaacaaaaattgaaacaaatgaGAATTTTGGATAATGTGGAGTTGCCTGACTCCGTTGCAGAATTGCTTTTTAAATCAGAAGAAAATTCTGCTGTTGATCCTGCTGAGGAAATTGAATCTTCTGTTGAAGAAAATAAGCCTactgctgaagaagatgaatcTGGACTGGATACTGAGAACAAAAAAGAGGTGACAGTTGATGAAGCTCCAAAACTGCCAAAGGTGGTCCGCATGGCTAATCTTTGTGTTGCAGGTGGGTATGCAGTGAATGGGGTTGCTGAGATTCATAGTGAAATAGTCAAAAGTGAAGTTTTTAATGAATTCTATAAGGTAACTATGTCAATGATCTAAGTATATTTTCCTTTCATCACTGTTATTGTTGTAGGACCATTCTAAATTTAATGTAATGGGATATAACACCTTGGGGAGACTCAATTATAACATAAAGGGACACTACTTAATCCAAAAGCTTAAGTTAATGTGTTTAGAcccaattatattatattaacaactcacttttgttccaagagccttgtagctcaactagttAGCACCTCCTAATATTTCCAACGAAAcatccaaggttcaaatccccgCACTCCTAGCTAttgatgtataaaaaaaaacactactcACTCTTGTCATTTTTATCCTATGTGAGACTTCACTACTTTACTAACCACACCACTCATACATGAACATTCCAATAGATAGTAACTTTCTTTCTCTGCTAATGCATTACCTTTTTTTGGCAGTTATGGCCTgagaaatttcaaaataaaacaaatgggGTGACACCAAGAAGATGGATTCGTTTTTGCAATCCAGATCTAAGTAAAATTATAACCAAGTGGATTGGAACTGAAGATTGGGTTGTGGACACTGAGAAATTGGTGACACTTCGAAAGGTAATCTCATATCCAATCCTATAGTCCATCAAATGTCTAGATTGGTCAGTTATAGTTGTTCATTTCATTATATCAAACCTGAAACTTCCAAAAACAgaatgtattttctttttccaatgtGTATTTAATGCTTGTAGTTCACGTCATGAACACTGTGATTCATGTCTGATATCACCTTAATCTCAAATTcctttttattggtaagttacacgtGCACCCAATGGGACATGAACTCACGACCTTACCCTCCATCCCCGTTATTATGGGAGAAGGAAGTGCTAGCTGAGCTATAGCTCATTACCTGAGTGTCTAGAATAATTAGTTTGAGTGTAGTAAATAAGAAAGGTTGTTGAATGGAATGGTATGATGCATTCAAGTTTAACCACATGCATTAGCCAATGATAGTCATATAATTACCATAAAAAGCTTCAAAACAGCCAAAACTTATCTGGTCATTGTTGAGTTTGAGGGTCACTCTCACTATATTTTATGCGCATGTTTTCTATGGTGATTTCCTCACTATCTATGACTTTTATATCAGCTGTGTGCATGTCATATTTTAACAGGTTTTGTGTCAGTTATCTGCAGTTTGCTGATAATGAAGAACTCCAATCTGAATGGAAGGaagcaaaaagaagaaacaagatCAAGGTTGCCTCCTTCCTCAAAGAAAAAACTGGCTATTTTGTTGACCCTGATGCAATGTTTGATGTACAGGTTATTCCCTGATTCTGAActcttttctttgttcttttagGCCTTTTTCTGTTTCAACTGAATATGACATCATGCCAAGTAAAGAAACTGAGAAATAAggaattatcaaaattttggagattaCCTTTGAGTAGGGAAATAGCGTTAAGCTTAGTTTTGTTCATACAACTCATactataatatgaaataatcATGGTGGCATCTACAGATTCTTCTGCTGTATTTTAGCCTAGAAAACAGTAGATCTAACCGTGTTTTTTCAGGTGAAGCGTATCCATGAATACAAGAGGCAGTTATTGAACATCATGGGAATCGTTTATCgctataaaaaaatgaaagaaatgagtcttgaggaaagaaaaataaagtttgtTCCTCGGGTATGTATATTTGGAGGAAAGGCATTTGCTACATATGTCCAAGCCAAGAGAATTGTGAAATTTATCACAGATGTAGGAGCTACAGTAAATCATGATCCAGAGATAGGTGATCTTTTGAAGGTATGGCTTCACTGATTGATTATCCAAGATACTTCATGCACTTTACTCATATTTTAAATATCTGAATGGAATCATTACAGCATTATCAGCAATATGAAGAACTTAAGAGAATAAGGTAACAATATTAGTTTGATATTCCTTTTTTATGTTTGAACTACCTCTACTGAGcaacattaaatttaattgactAGGCtaaaactttttaagtttatcatttattttctgttcaaaATCCTGAACTCTGaaagtataacaaataaatgaatCTTTTGACATTATCTGGGAAATAACTGAGTAAAACAATATTGATTGGAGAAAAAGtattgaaatgaaaatgaaaaaaggaaacaagaaaAGAAGTACTAGTTATTTTCTGTAAAGCACCTTGCTACCATAAATTTTCATGAACCTAAACCTCAATGTTATACTGTTTCTTTTTCTAGACACATTATTGGCATCATCGACTATGATGTGAAAATGTCTCTGTGATTAACAGTTTTTTGGTCCAATATTCGTCTCCTGAATTATTTTTACGCTATCTAGTTTACATGTAAAGGAGTAATCTGATCAGCTGATTGTAACTTTATCTTCTTATTCTGGGTTCTCTACTTTGGAACTGAAGCATTTTGACATAGCATAGCATCTTGACTTGTTTTCTAAATTAGATAGGGGCCACCAGAAAGTAGCTATTTGTTGGGTCAATATTATCATCTTGACTTCTTTTTCTtagacaaaataataaaatgataatacAACTTAATTGCTAGCTGGAAGTTGATAATCATCTGTAAGCAtgatcttatatatatatatatatatatatatatatattttttttttttcaggtcgtCTTTGTTCCTGATTATAATGTCAGTGTTGCAGAAGTGCTTATTCCTGGCAGTGAATTGTCCCAGCATATCAGGTACTTTGGTAGGATTTGTGAATTTTATTTCTTGGAGTTCTTCCACTCATCCCTCAATGgagaaaaatatggaaaaaaggGGACAAAATGAATGCAACTGAAGTGTTAGAACTTCAAAGTTAGCCAAATATATATGCTTTTAATGTGGTAGGTGAATTTGACATGAAATGAATTAGAAGTATTTGAAATGAGTGTTTATGGCCTGATGCCAAATCCTGCAGTATGTTGTGttgtaaaatgcatttttaacTTTAATCTTTGTTGCTGACTGGtccttgctctctctctctcaatctcaattTGGTTAGCACTGCTGGAATGGAGGCCAGTGGAACCAGCAATATGAAGTTTGCAATGAATGGCTGTATCCAAATTGGAACCTTAGATGGGGCAAATGTTGAAATAAGGCAAGAGGTTGGAGAGGATAATTTCTTCCTCTTTGGTGCACAAGCTCATGAAATTGCTGGACTAAGGAAAGAAAGGTCTGAGGGAAAGGTAAGCTTACAAACCAGTAGAGACTTCTGATAAGCCTGGATTTGACTTCTAATGTTGTGGCATGTCTATTCAAATACATAATGAAGGAAAGCATCACACATTATAAACAACTGAAATCCAGAAgtggattgatttttttattggttgtgTTCAATAATACAGAAGAAAATTTGTATCAAATATATTCCCAGTTGATTAATGCTAGAGATActataaatattactatatgtGCCTTACAAACTTATGCGTCAACTTTTAGacttgaaacaaaaaataaaaattaacaaatttttaatattatgtttTTGATATGTtaccaatcacatttattgtcaTGTTActttgtaagatttttttagttaaattggTAGTATGTTTAGCATTTTTCCATTCCAATTTATTTGATCTATTTGATCTTATACACAGTTTGTGCCGGATCCTCGCTTTGAAGAAGTCAAAGCTTTTGTCAGAAGAGGCGTTTTTGGTCCCTACAACTATGAAGAACTTATGGGATCACTAGAGGGAAATGAAGGTTATGGCCGTGCTGATTATTTCCTTGTGGGCAAGGACTTCCCTAGTTACATAGAGTGCCAAGAGAAGGTTGATGAGGCATATCGTGACCAAAAAGTGAGTAATGTTTGCTACCTCATACACACCAACAGGCATGCACACACACCCTTGTTTGCCTATCATGTAGTTTTGTCTTGAACCTGTAATCTACATGCTCAGATACATATAGATTGAAAGTTATGTGGGCTATCAGGGTTATAGACAATCATGATATAGGTCTTAAAGATCCCAGTTAGCTTAGGTAGTCAAGTTTGTGTGAGGTTTTTCTACAACTCTGGGCTCAAATTTCCTTCCTGAACCTGAATAATTCATGTACCTGATGTACCAACTGATAACTAGGAGCTGAATAGCAATTTCTAGGCCTTATATTCCAGGAGTGGCATAATCATACGCAAGTTTCCTTGCATAAAGGTTCTTGCTATGTTGCTAACACAATTTATGCATACTACATGGCCCCCTTACATGCATATACTTTTAATTGCATACACcttctacaaaaaattttggtaacTAAGTTTAGGTTTAAGCCTCACATAAATGCTTATGTGTATGGTACTAATTATGAGGGCATTACTAATGCCAAAGTTCTATTCTTAGCTTTACCTAATGGTTGTCTTATTGAGACAGAGATGGACAAAGATGTCAATCTTGAACACAGCTGGTTCATTCAAGTTTAGCAGTGACCGAACAATTCATGAATATGCGAGAGACATATGGGGCATCGAACCTGTTGTATTGCCATAAATTGGTAAATTGTACTCCATGTGAAACAAAAGTTTTCCACATAAATTCTgcatctcttttcttctttttcaatggTGAAATTAAGTATTCTTGTAAGTCACCCACTAatacagtttttttttgggggggccaGGCCAGCTTCCATTTTGTTGCTAAGTCAGCTAGGAACTTGAAATCTTGATGTtccattaaaaattgaaaaattgtttgGTTTCTAGACTTATTGGAAAAGTAAAAGGGTTTATGCATATCTACTAGATCTTAATCCTTGTGATGTATAAGAAAGtttactaaaataatatttataaatggATTAATAAAAAGCCAAATCATggagttgtaaaaaaaaaaaaaaaaaagcacaatcatcttagagcatctccaatagatgctctatatctattttttggagCAAAAACACCACTGTTCACACTTCATTCACACTCTAACAGATTCTCCATCTCCATTTTTTAGATTAGCTTTGCTACAGTGcttctctataaatagagaacacTATAGCTTTtactattcatttttcaaatatttttttctattacaATAATTAGgtattgaataataaaaaaatgtttgaagatgtgtagttgttaaaaaaagaataaagaatgaataaagaataaatgaagaaataatatttaaataagatagagaaaagaatagagaatctgttggaaagtgtatttgaaaaagtaggtagGTAAAAGCTAAATATCACTGTTCATTGtccaaacacaacaaaaatttggcTAATCTACTGGAGATGCTCTTAATAGGCTTCTCCATATCAAGCATGACCAAATGGGCTTTCATGCTAAAGACCAGGCTTAAAAACTTTATACAGCCCACTGACAAGATGCAAGCAAAAGCAGCCCATGACCATTTTCTCACCTTAAAAGTTTGGCTCTTGTTGAAGGTGATAATTCAGGTGATCATCAATGTTTTACCTGCTAGAAGGAATTTGTCTACAATGTCAAATTCTGAAGCTGACTTCACACGGCTTGCGCGCCTACTCTCTAATTTCATGTAGGAGTAGTTGAGATATGACTAATGAAGTTTCATTTGAAATTCAAGCATTGGACTTAGCCTGTCCAGTATTCAATGATCTTTAAAAAGTGATGGTGGATGAACCACCTTGATTGAGTGTCCAGAACGACGACTAATGAAGTATTATATGAAATTCAAGCACTGGGCTTAGCCTGTCCAGTATGAATAGATCTTTAAAAAGTAAGGGTGGATGAACCACTTTGATTGAAGGTCCATAGTGCAACCAATTTGGTATGAAGAATTTTTGGCTGTCCAGTGCACTCGAGTATTACATGTCACACGGGTACAACATGTATCCAAAAATGACCACATATCACtctaatatgaattttttttatgaaagagaTCAATTTTATGGAAATTTGGAAGA contains these protein-coding regions:
- the LOC126718964 gene encoding alpha-1,4 glucan phosphorylase L-2 isozyme, chloroplastic/amyloplastic-like isoform X1, with amino-acid sequence MATLPFSATSAQSMSISHSKFILGFMGFDRITHNPEMFLIRTPRSSYSRRKFSVKNVASNPKQKLKDSVKQEGGIAGDLGTFIPDSASIASSIKYHAEFTPSFSTEQFELPKAYFATAESVRDTLIINWNATYDYYELMNVKQAYYLSMEYLQGRALLNAIGNLELSGAYAEALRKLGHDLEDVARQEPDAALGNGGLGRLASCFLDSLATLNYPAWGYGLRYKYGLFKQHITKDGQEEVAESWLEMGNPWEIVRNDVSYPVKFYGEVTSGADGSKQWVGGENVVALAYDVPIPGYKTKTTINLRLWSTKLAPEEFDLRAFNAGDHAKAYAAMKNAEKICYILYPGDESLEGKTLRLKQQYTLCSASLQDIIAHFERRSGEPVKWENFPEKVAVQMNDTHPTLCIPELIRILMDVKGLSWKEAWDITRRTVAYTNHTVLPEALEKWSLELMQELLPRHVEIIRRIDEELIHTIIAEYDTEDLDMLKQKLKQMRILDNVELPDSVAELLFKSEENSAVDPAEEIESSVEENKPTAEEDESGLDTENKKEVTVDEAPKLPKVVRMANLCVAGGYAVNGVAEIHSEIVKSEVFNEFYKLWPEKFQNKTNGVTPRRWIRFCNPDLSKIITKWIGTEDWVVDTEKLVTLRKFADNEELQSEWKEAKRRNKIKVASFLKEKTGYFVDPDAMFDVQVKRIHEYKRQLLNIMGIVYRYKKMKEMSLEERKIKFVPRVCIFGGKAFATYVQAKRIVKFITDVGATVNHDPEIGDLLKVVFVPDYNVSVAEVLIPGSELSQHISTAGMEASGTSNMKFAMNGCIQIGTLDGANVEIRQEVGEDNFFLFGAQAHEIAGLRKERSEGKFVPDPRFEEVKAFVRRGVFGPYNYEELMGSLEGNEGYGRADYFLVGKDFPSYIECQEKVDEAYRDQKRWTKMSILNTAGSFKFSSDRTIHEYARDIWGIEPVVLP
- the LOC126718964 gene encoding alpha-1,4 glucan phosphorylase L-2 isozyme, chloroplastic/amyloplastic-like isoform X3, which gives rise to MATLPFSATSAQSMSISHSKFILGFMGFDRITHNPEMFLIRTPRSSYSRRKFSVKNVASNPKQKLKDSVKQEGGIAGDLGTFIPDSASIASSIKYHAEFTPSFSTEQFELPKAYFATAESVRDTLIINWNATYDYYELMNVKQAYYLSMEYLQGRALLNAIGNLELSGAYAEALRKLGHDLEDVARQEPDAALGNGGLGRLASCFLDSLATLNYPAWGYGLRYKYGLFKQHITKDGQEEVAESWLEMGNPWEIVRNDVSYPVKFYGEVTSGADGSKQWVGGENVVALAYDVPIPGYKTKTTINLRLWSTKLAPEEFDLRAFNAGDHAKAYAAMKNAEKICYILYPGDESLEGKTLRLKQQYTLCSASLQDIIAHFERRSGEPVKWENFPEKVAVQMNDTHPTLCIPELIRILMDVKGLSWKEAWDITRRTVAYTNHTVLPEALEKWSLELMQELLPRHVEIIRRIDEELIHTIIAEYDTEDLDMLKQKLKQMRILDNVELPDSVAELLFKSEENSAVDPAEEIESSVEENKPTAEEDESGLDTENKKEVTVDEAPKLPKVVRMANLCVAGGYAVNGVAEIHSEIVKSEVFNEFYKLWPEKFQNKTNGVTPRRWIRFCNPDLSKIITKWIGTEDWVVDTEKLVTLRKFADNEELQSEWKEAKRRNKIKVASFLKEKTGYFVDPDAMFDVQVKRIHEYKRQLLNIMGIVYRYKKMKEMSLEERKIKFVPRVCIFGGKAFATYVQAKRIVKFITDVGATVNHDPEIGDLLKHYQQYEELKRIRSSLFLIIMSVLQKCLFLAVNCPSISALLEWRPVEPAI
- the LOC126718964 gene encoding alpha-1,4 glucan phosphorylase L-2 isozyme, chloroplastic/amyloplastic-like isoform X2; this translates as MATLPFSATSAQSMSISHSKFILGFMGFDRITHNPEMFLIRTPRSSYSRRKFSVKNVASNPKQKLKDSVKQEGGDLGTFIPDSASIASSIKYHAEFTPSFSTEQFELPKAYFATAESVRDTLIINWNATYDYYELMNVKQAYYLSMEYLQGRALLNAIGNLELSGAYAEALRKLGHDLEDVARQEPDAALGNGGLGRLASCFLDSLATLNYPAWGYGLRYKYGLFKQHITKDGQEEVAESWLEMGNPWEIVRNDVSYPVKFYGEVTSGADGSKQWVGGENVVALAYDVPIPGYKTKTTINLRLWSTKLAPEEFDLRAFNAGDHAKAYAAMKNAEKICYILYPGDESLEGKTLRLKQQYTLCSASLQDIIAHFERRSGEPVKWENFPEKVAVQMNDTHPTLCIPELIRILMDVKGLSWKEAWDITRRTVAYTNHTVLPEALEKWSLELMQELLPRHVEIIRRIDEELIHTIIAEYDTEDLDMLKQKLKQMRILDNVELPDSVAELLFKSEENSAVDPAEEIESSVEENKPTAEEDESGLDTENKKEVTVDEAPKLPKVVRMANLCVAGGYAVNGVAEIHSEIVKSEVFNEFYKLWPEKFQNKTNGVTPRRWIRFCNPDLSKIITKWIGTEDWVVDTEKLVTLRKFADNEELQSEWKEAKRRNKIKVASFLKEKTGYFVDPDAMFDVQVKRIHEYKRQLLNIMGIVYRYKKMKEMSLEERKIKFVPRVCIFGGKAFATYVQAKRIVKFITDVGATVNHDPEIGDLLKVVFVPDYNVSVAEVLIPGSELSQHISTAGMEASGTSNMKFAMNGCIQIGTLDGANVEIRQEVGEDNFFLFGAQAHEIAGLRKERSEGKFVPDPRFEEVKAFVRRGVFGPYNYEELMGSLEGNEGYGRADYFLVGKDFPSYIECQEKVDEAYRDQKRWTKMSILNTAGSFKFSSDRTIHEYARDIWGIEPVVLP